The Aureimonas mangrovi genome includes a region encoding these proteins:
- a CDS encoding helicase HerA-like domain-containing protein, which translates to MLEEGRIYLGSAARGETGSPGEPAYLELRYANRHGLVAGATGTGKTVTLQVLAEGFSEAGVPVFCADVKGDLSGISERGEAKDFLVKRAEAIGLDPYYNDFYPAVFWDLYGEKGHPVRATVSEMGPLLLSRLMGLTEAQEGILNIAFRIADDEGLLLLDLKDLQAMLAHLGENADTVSTRYGNVAKASVGAIQRQLLILENQGAANFFGEPALSIADLMHVDRDGRGTVNVLAADRLMGNPRLYATFLLWLLSELFEELPEVGDAEKPKLVFFFDEAHLLFNDAPRALVERVEQVVRLIRSKGVGVYFVTQNPADLPDTVLAQLGNRVQHALRAYTPREAKAVKIAAETFRPNPAFDTGTAITELGVGEALVSTLGDGGVPGVVHRTLIRPPAARVGPVTDAERAELMAASPMRGRYDTAVDRESAYELLTGRAEAELAREEETRKAEERERDERRSREAERRADAAARRAEEGRGRADAADDDLRLPIPDFPDEPTPRRRTTTGAARSGYQRQGIGETVMKQVGRTVASTVTREILRGLLGGFKRGR; encoded by the coding sequence TCGTCGCCGGCGCGACAGGCACCGGCAAGACCGTGACCCTGCAGGTGCTCGCCGAAGGCTTCTCGGAAGCGGGCGTTCCGGTCTTCTGCGCCGACGTGAAGGGCGACCTGTCCGGCATCTCCGAGCGTGGCGAGGCCAAGGACTTTCTCGTCAAGCGGGCCGAGGCGATCGGCCTCGATCCCTACTACAACGACTTCTATCCGGCGGTTTTCTGGGACCTTTACGGGGAGAAGGGCCATCCGGTGCGCGCCACGGTGTCCGAGATGGGGCCGCTGCTCCTCTCGCGGCTGATGGGGCTGACCGAGGCGCAGGAGGGGATCCTCAACATCGCCTTCCGCATCGCCGACGACGAGGGGCTCCTGCTCCTAGACCTGAAGGATCTTCAGGCGATGCTGGCCCATCTCGGTGAGAACGCAGACACGGTCTCCACGCGCTACGGCAACGTGGCGAAGGCCTCGGTCGGCGCGATCCAGCGTCAGCTTCTGATCCTTGAGAACCAGGGTGCGGCGAACTTCTTCGGAGAGCCTGCGCTCTCCATCGCAGACCTCATGCATGTTGACCGCGACGGACGCGGCACCGTCAACGTGCTGGCCGCCGACCGTTTGATGGGCAATCCGCGCCTCTACGCGACCTTCCTTCTCTGGCTCCTCTCCGAGCTCTTCGAGGAGCTTCCCGAGGTGGGCGACGCCGAAAAGCCGAAGCTCGTCTTCTTCTTCGACGAGGCGCATCTTCTTTTCAACGACGCGCCTCGCGCGCTGGTGGAACGGGTCGAGCAGGTCGTCCGGCTGATCCGCTCCAAGGGCGTCGGCGTCTACTTCGTCACCCAGAACCCGGCGGACCTGCCCGACACGGTGCTCGCCCAGCTCGGCAATCGTGTCCAGCACGCGCTGCGCGCCTACACGCCGCGCGAGGCGAAGGCGGTGAAGATCGCCGCAGAGACGTTCCGTCCGAATCCGGCTTTTGACACCGGAACCGCGATCACCGAACTCGGCGTCGGCGAGGCGCTGGTCTCCACGCTCGGCGATGGCGGCGTGCCGGGCGTCGTCCATCGCACGCTCATCCGCCCGCCCGCGGCTCGCGTCGGGCCCGTCACCGACGCCGAGCGCGCCGAACTCATGGCCGCGAGCCCGATGCGCGGGCGCTACGACACGGCGGTCGACCGTGAATCGGCTTACGAGCTTCTCACCGGCCGCGCGGAGGCCGAACTCGCCCGCGAGGAGGAAACCCGCAAGGCCGAGGAGCGCGAGCGCGACGAAAGGCGTTCAAGGGAGGCCGAGCGCCGGGCCGATGCGGCTGCCCGTCGCGCCGAAGAGGGACGGGGGCGTGCAGATGCCGCCGATGACGATCTCCGCCTGCCGATCCCCGATTTTCCGGACGAGCCGACGCCGCGGCGGCGCACGACGACGGGCGCCGCGCGTTCGGGTTACCAGCGGCAAGGCATCGGCGAGACAGTGATGAAGCAGGTCGGCCGCACGGTCGCCTCCACGGTCACGCGCGAGATCCTTCGTGGCCTCCTCGGCGGCTTCAAGCGCGGACGCTGA
- a CDS encoding TM2 domain-containing protein encodes MKSGPTAFVLWLCCLLGICGLHRIYLGRFWTGILWIFTFGLLGIGQLIDLFLLPSMIRQENLERRLDVMDGERRRQAEVITGERLDRV; translated from the coding sequence ATGAAATCGGGCCCCACCGCCTTCGTTCTCTGGCTGTGCTGCCTTCTCGGCATCTGCGGTCTGCACCGGATTTATCTCGGCCGCTTCTGGACCGGAATCCTGTGGATCTTCACTTTCGGCCTTCTCGGCATCGGTCAGTTGATCGATCTGTTCCTGCTGCCCTCGATGATCCGGCAGGAGAATCTGGAGCGCCGGCTGGACGTGATGGACGGAGAGCGTCGCCGTCAGGCCGAAGTCATCACCGGGGAGCGCCTCGACCGCGTCTGA
- a CDS encoding L,D-transpeptidase, translated as MTSSLTGGLTRRHLLMGLGLGSAAALTGCVSGAGPLAVANYAPISSGPRVSPEYLAAYGPISDGGYNIPGIDFTKVDLRYLRREVDYFGGEAPGTIIIDTPTRFAYLVQPGNRAMRYGVGIGREGFAWDGRARVQWKRAWPTWTPPKEMIARQPELIEFADGQAPGLNNPLGARALYLFQNGEDTLYRLHGTPEYWTIGRAVSSGCVRFMNHDIIDLYDRAQNGATVIVNQGATTA; from the coding sequence ATGACCTCATCCCTGACAGGCGGGCTAACCCGCCGACATCTACTCATGGGCCTCGGCCTCGGTTCAGCTGCAGCGCTGACGGGCTGCGTTTCAGGGGCCGGTCCGCTGGCCGTCGCCAATTACGCGCCGATCTCGAGCGGCCCGCGCGTTTCGCCCGAATATCTGGCAGCCTACGGCCCGATCTCTGACGGCGGCTACAACATCCCCGGCATCGACTTCACCAAGGTCGATCTGCGGTATCTGCGCCGCGAGGTCGACTATTTCGGTGGCGAGGCACCCGGCACGATCATCATCGATACGCCGACGCGCTTCGCCTATCTCGTGCAGCCGGGCAACCGCGCCATGCGCTACGGCGTCGGTATCGGTCGGGAGGGTTTTGCCTGGGACGGCCGCGCTCGCGTTCAGTGGAAGCGCGCCTGGCCGACCTGGACGCCGCCGAAGGAAATGATCGCGCGCCAGCCGGAGCTCATCGAGTTCGCCGACGGCCAGGCTCCCGGCCTCAACAATCCGCTCGGCGCGCGCGCCCTGTATCTGTTTCAGAACGGCGAGGACACGCTGTACCGCCTGCACGGCACGCCCGAATACTGGACGATCGGCCGCGCTGTCTCCTCGGGCTGCGTGCGCTTCATGAACCACGACATCATCGATCTGTATGATCGCGCGCAGAACGGTGCGACGGTGATCGTCAATCAAGGCGCGACGACGGCCTGA
- a CDS encoding branched-chain amino acid aminotransferase, producing MSTQVSRTFTFFDGSWLEGNPGLVGPRSHAMWLGSTVFDGARWFEGLTPDLDRHAARVNASARALGLEPTVAPEEIVRLTMEGLANFDGETAVYIRPMYWAEDGGYMGVPADPASTRFALSLYESPMIPSAGFSLGLSPFRRPTPESAPTLAKAGCLYPNSGRAILEARSRGFDNALIRDAVGNVAETGTSNVFTVRDGTVFTPIPNGTFLNGITRQRIIALLRADGMEVVEKSMSVEEFETAEEIFSTGNHSKVVPVTRFEERALPSGKVAERARELYWRFARESAGTNA from the coding sequence ATGTCGACGCAAGTTTCGCGCACTTTCACCTTCTTTGACGGGAGCTGGCTGGAGGGCAATCCCGGCCTCGTCGGCCCTCGCAGCCATGCCATGTGGCTGGGCTCAACCGTCTTCGATGGCGCGCGTTGGTTCGAGGGGCTCACCCCCGATCTCGATCGCCATGCGGCGCGCGTGAACGCTTCGGCCCGCGCGCTCGGCCTCGAGCCGACCGTAGCGCCGGAGGAGATCGTGCGGTTGACGATGGAAGGGCTCGCCAATTTCGACGGCGAGACGGCGGTCTATATCCGGCCGATGTACTGGGCCGAGGACGGCGGCTACATGGGCGTGCCGGCGGACCCCGCCTCCACGCGCTTCGCGCTGTCGCTTTACGAATCGCCGATGATCCCGTCGGCCGGCTTCTCGCTCGGCCTCTCGCCCTTCCGCCGTCCGACGCCGGAATCGGCGCCGACGCTCGCCAAGGCCGGCTGCCTCTATCCCAACAGCGGCCGTGCGATCCTGGAAGCGCGTTCGCGCGGGTTCGACAACGCGCTCATCCGCGATGCGGTCGGCAACGTCGCCGAAACCGGCACGTCTAACGTCTTTACCGTGCGCGACGGCACGGTCTTCACGCCGATCCCCAACGGCACGTTCCTCAACGGTATCACGCGCCAGCGCATCATCGCTCTCCTGCGCGCCGACGGGATGGAGGTGGTGGAGAAGTCGATGAGCGTGGAGGAATTCGAGACCGCGGAGGAAATCTTCTCGACCGGCAACCACTCCAAGGTCGTCCCGGTCACCCGCTTCGAGGAACGTGCGCTGCCGAGCGGGAAGGTGGCCGAGCGCGCACGCGAGCTCTACTGGCGCTTCGCGCGCGAGAGCGCCGGCACGAATGCGTGA